From a single Brettanomyces bruxellensis chromosome 5, complete sequence genomic region:
- a CDS encoding uncharacterized protein (SECRETED:SignalP(1-20)), producing MRYGSLLAFANVALTSVVQAKISFANASPLLISSPYLTIDETHYIAKEDDTNKEIQMLTGDVCSYSSDPYILYLQIHGLDNSDDIENASKSLKYPFKVFSNNVVYSQINKEAPISSVCQSIKKIDANGLSAKQLIDALSSPDTVKVVDVYNKNSKDLTDLLSAVFESDSVPSSIFVQGLPVLKSEKKKRDNDDDEVDYDKVEQDLKNSFSEAYAQLNGDEEAHVYETAKATKKFSKTSGSLLDNYAFFSSGIWMAIIVSGFLLGVLYVAFKWLNSIQISYAAFDKPVNTNKKAQ from the coding sequence ATGAGATACGGATCATTATTGGCGTTTGCGAATGTGGCTTTAACCTCAGTTGTGCAAGCTAAAATATCATTTGCCAATGCGTCACCATTACTGATTTCATCACCATATCTTACAATCGACGAGACACACTACATTGCAAAGGAGGATGATACAAACAAGGAAATTCAAATGTTAACGGGGGATGTGTGCAGCTACTCATCAGATCCTTATATTCTGTATTTACAGATACATGGACTTGACAATAGTGATGATATAGAGAATGCCTCAAAGTCTCTCAAGTATCCATTTAAAGTCTTCTCAAATAACGTTGTCTACAgccaaataaataaagaggCCCCAATTTCAAGCGTGTGTCAGagtataaagaaaattgatgCAAATGGACTTTCCGCCAAACAATTAATAGATGCATTGTCTTCTCCAGATACTGTTAAAGTTGTTGATGTTTACAACAAGAACTCGAAAGATTTAACAGATTTGTTAAGTGCTGTTTTTGAAAGCGATTCTGTTCCAAGTAGTATATTCGTGCAAGGCTTGCCTGTGCTCAAgagtgaaaagaaaaaaagagacaacgatgatgatgaagtcGACTATGACAAAGTGGAGcaagatttgaaaaattcattttcagaGGCCTATGCACAATTGAATGGAGATGAGGAAGCGCATGTCTACGAAACTGCAAAGGCCACTAAGAAATTCTCAAAGACTTCTGGATCTCTATTAGATAACTACGCATTTTTCTCATCTGGAATCTGGATGGCAATTATTGTTTCTGGGTTTTTGTTGGGCGTCTTATATGTGGCTTTTAAATGGTTAAACAGTATTCAGATTAGTTACGCTGCCTTTGACAAGCCGGTCAATACCAACAAGAAAGCGCAATAA